A genomic stretch from Setaria italica strain Yugu1 chromosome VII, Setaria_italica_v2.0, whole genome shotgun sequence includes:
- the LOC111257831 gene encoding uncharacterized protein LOC111257831, which yields MDKQAGDPDIQKIFIFVLGFAIGVAMTLVPFIEVTWDSPRHDSYSLALTGVDGLVQPASSGGAPSLSPEFNLTLYAENTRLIAEKCFSHGRVAVSYGGVAVGEGRVPGFCAGARSTAEVGAAARGVGVRLPDGQRRRLEAELRWGAAEFDVEAKLFRDRDDETQSPVLLWCKAAWPQLPPQPPRCKAFTDFVIDFGV from the exons ATGGACAAACAAGCTGGAGATCCCGACATACAAAAGATCTTCATATTCGTGTTGGGGTTCG CAATCGGTGTAGCCATGACTCTGGTCCCCTTCATCGAAGTCACGTGGGATAGTCCCCGGCACGACTCCTACTCCCTCGCCCTCACCGGAGTCGACGGCCTCGTCCAGCCCgccagctccggcggcgccccGTCGCTCTCGCCGGAGTTCAACCTCACCTTGTACGCGGAGAACACCCGGCTGATCGCGGAAAAGTGCTTCAGCCACGGGCGTGTGGCCGTGTCCTACGGCGGCGTCGCGGTGGGAGAAGGGCGCGTGCCGGGCTTCTGCGCCGGGGCGAGGAGCACGGCGGAGGTcggtgcggcggcgcgcggcgtgggTGTGCGGCTGCCCGATGGCCAGAGGAGGCGCCTGGAGGCCGAGCTGCGTTGGGGAGCCGCGGAGTTCGACGTGGAAGCCAAGCTGTTTCGTGATCGTGACGACGAGACGCAGAGCCCCGTCCTGCTCTGGTGCAAAGCTGCTTGGCCTCAACTGCCGCCACAACCGCCACGATGTAAAGCATTCACTGATTTCGTGATTGATTTTGGAGTTTAG
- the LOC101779269 gene encoding putative pentatricopeptide repeat-containing protein At3g23330 — MSVAAAGSAPPPPPLSWAYQIRVAAAHGHFRDAVSLFLRMRASAAPRSSVPASLPAAIKSCAALGLRALGASLHGLAIRSGAFADRFTANALLNFYCKLPDSYLHSSGVISMDGTGSATALESVRKVFDEMLERDVVSWNTLVLGCAEEGRHQEALGLVRKMWSDGFRPDSFTLSSVLPIFAECADVKRGMEVHGFAIRNGFDNDVFVGSSLIDMYANCTRTDYSVKVFDKLPVRDPILWNSMLAGCAQNGSVEEALGIFHRMLQAGVRPVPVTFSSLIPICGNLASLRFGKQLHAYVIQGGFEDNVFISSSLIDMYCKCGEISIARCIFDRMPSPDIVSRTAMIMGYALHGPAREALVLFEKMELGNVKPNHITFLAVLTACSHAGLLDKGRKYFNSMSEQYGIVPTLEHCAAFADILGRAGELDEAYSFISKMQIKPTPCVWSTLLRACRVHKNTFLAEEVAKKIMELEPRSISSHVVLSNVYSASGRWNEAARLRKSMRNKGMKKDPACSWIEVKNKLHVFVAHDRSHPLYDRIIDALNVFSEQMARQGYVPNTEDVFQDIEEEQKRYVLCGHSEKLAIVFGIISTPSGTTIRVMKNLRVCIDCHTVTKHISKLAEREIVVRDANRFHHFKDGNCSCGDFW, encoded by the coding sequence ATGTCCGTTGCCGCGGCCGGCtctgcaccaccgccacctccgctcTCATGGGCTTACCAGATCCGCGTGGCCGCCGCCCATGGCCACTTCCGCGACGCCGTCTCCCTCTTCCTCCGGAtgcgcgcctccgccgcgccgcgctcgtcCGTCCCGGCCTCCCTCCCCGCGGCGATCAAGTCCTGCGCCGCCCTCGGCCTCCGCGCCCTCGGCGCCTCCCTACACGGGCTGGCCATCCGCTCCGGCGCATTCGCCGACCGCTTCACCGCCAACGCCCTCCTCAACTTCTACTGCAAGCTCCCAGATTCGTATCTCCACTCCTCCGGTGTGATCAGCATGGATGGCACGGGATCAGCAACCGCACTGGAGAGCGTGCGgaaggtgttcgacgaaatgctcGAGAGGGACGTGGTGTCCTGGAACACTTTGGTGCTGGGCTGTGCAGAGGAAGGGAGGCACCAGGAAGCGCTGGGTTTGGTCAGGAAGATGTGGAGTGATGGGTTTAGGCCTGACTCGTTCACCTTGTCCAGTGTGCTGCCAATCTTCGCTGAGTGTGCCGACGTCAAGAGAGGAATGGAGGTTCATGGCTTTGCGATCAGGAATGGGTTTGACAACGATGTGTTTGTTGGCAGTAGCCTGATTGATATGTATGCGAATTGCACTCGGACCGATTACTCTGTCAAAGTGTTTGACAAGCTCCCGGTACGTGACCCAATTCTGTGGAACTCCATGCTTGCAGGGTGTGCCCAAAATGGTTCAGTTGAGGAGGCTCTTGGAATATTTCATCGGATGCTGCAGGCTGGAGTTAGACCTGTGCCTGTGACTTTCTCAAGCCTCATACCTATTTGTGGCAATTTGGCGTCGTTGCGCTTTGGAAAGCAGCTGCACGCCTATGTGATCCAGGGTGGGTTTGAAGATAATGTGTTTATATCTAGCTCCCTGATTGACATGTACTGCAAATGTGGGGAGATTAGCATTGCCCGTTGCATCTTTGACAGGATGCCTTCACCAGACATTGTATCACGGACTGCGATGATCATGGGGTATGCATTGCATGGTCCAGCAAGAGAGGCTCTCGTGCTGTTTGAGAAAATGGAATTGGGAAATGTGAAGCCTAATCATATCACCTTTCTTGCGGTTCTCACTGCATGCAGTCATGCTGGATTGCTGGATAAGGGCCGGAAGTATTTCAATAGTATGTCAGAGCAGTATGGAATTGTTCCTACTCTAGAGCACTGTGCAGCTTTTGCAGATATCCTTGGCCGTGCAGGAGAGTTAGATGAAGCATATAGTTTTATATCTAAGATGCAAATAAAGCCAACTCCATGTGTATGGTCCACATTGTTAAGGGCTTGCAGGGTCCATAAAAATACCTTTTTAGCTGAGGAAGTAGCCAAGAAAATTATGGAGCTTGAACCTAGGAGCATCAGTTCTCATGTAGTTTTATCAAATGTGTATTCAGCTTCTGGGAGATGGAATGAAGCAGCACGCCTTCGGAAATCTATGAGAAATAAGGGTATGAAGAAAGATCCAGCTTGCAGTTGGATTGAAGTGAAGAACAAACTGCATGTATTTGTTGCTCATGATAGGTCCCATCCCTTGTACGACAGGATTATTGATGCACTGAATGTTTTCTCAGAGCAGATGGCACGCCAAGGATATGTGCCTAATACAGAGGATGTTTTCCAGGACATTGAAGAAGAGCAGAAGAGATATGTGTTATGTGGTCACAGTGAGAAGCTTGCTATAGTGTTTGGTATTATAAGCACACCTTCTGGAACCACAATTCGTGTGATGAAGAATCTACGAGTCTGTATTGATTGCCACACAGTAACCAAGCATATCTCAAAATTAGCTGAGAGGGAGATTGTTGTGCGTGATGCAAACCGTTTCCACCACTTTAAGGATGGAAATTGTTCCTGTGGGGACTTTTGGTGA